From the genome of Methanobrevibacter smithii ATCC 35061, one region includes:
- a CDS encoding UbiD family decarboxylase, translated as MDIKDENIIEITTELSSEFEVAKELRKYPKDTVIIKNVKGYDLPIISGICNTREKIAKSINCEVSEITQKIIEASDNPIKVDKFTDFSDYNTTEANLDKIPILTHYKRDGGKYITAGVVFARDPETGIQNASIHRMLVLDDKRLVIRIVPRNLYTYFQKAQKLGKDLEIAIAIGMDPAILLASTTSIPIDYNEMDVANAFKNGELTLIKCGDLEVPQADIILEGKISVSETSAEGPFVDLTDTYDIIRDQPIINLSKMHIKKDNPHYHGILPAGFEHKLLQGLPQEPRIFKSVKNAVPTVENVVLTEGGCCWLHAAISINKQTEGDGKNAIMAALSAHPSLKHAVVVDTDVDVFDPQDIEYAIATRVKGDRDLMIVPNVRGSSLDPVAESDGTTTKIGLDATKSLKTLDKFERVSFGE; from the coding sequence ATGGATATCAAAGATGAAAACATTATTGAAATAACAACTGAGCTTTCAAGCGAGTTTGAAGTAGCTAAAGAGCTAAGGAAATATCCTAAAGACACTGTTATTATAAAAAATGTAAAAGGATATGATTTGCCGATTATTTCCGGAATCTGCAATACAAGAGAAAAAATAGCTAAATCTATTAATTGTGAAGTAAGTGAAATTACTCAAAAAATCATAGAAGCCAGTGATAATCCAATTAAAGTAGATAAATTTACTGATTTTTCAGATTATAACACTACAGAAGCTAATTTAGATAAAATACCTATTTTAACACATTATAAAAGAGACGGTGGAAAGTATATTACTGCAGGTGTAGTATTTGCACGTGACCCTGAAACAGGTATTCAAAATGCATCAATTCACAGAATGCTTGTTTTAGATGATAAAAGACTGGTTATTAGGATTGTTCCAAGAAATCTCTACACATATTTCCAAAAAGCTCAAAAATTAGGCAAAGATTTGGAAATTGCAATAGCTATTGGAATGGATCCTGCAATTTTACTTGCAAGTACTACTTCAATCCCAATTGACTACAATGAAATGGATGTGGCCAATGCATTTAAAAACGGAGAATTGACCCTGATTAAATGCGGAGACCTGGAAGTTCCTCAAGCAGACATTATTTTGGAAGGTAAAATATCTGTAAGTGAAACTTCAGCTGAAGGTCCGTTTGTAGACTTAACCGATACTTATGACATTATTCGTGACCAGCCAATTATCAACTTAAGCAAAATGCATATTAAAAAGGACAATCCCCATTATCACGGAATCCTTCCTGCCGGATTTGAACATAAATTATTACAGGGCCTTCCTCAAGAACCTAGAATTTTCAAATCTGTTAAAAATGCAGTTCCAACTGTTGAAAATGTTGTTTTAACAGAAGGAGGGTGTTGCTGGTTACATGCAGCTATTTCCATTAACAAACAAACAGAAGGAGATGGAAAAAATGCAATTATGGCTGCACTGTCTGCACATCCTTCACTTAAACACGCTGTTGTTGTAGACACTGATGTAGATGTATTTGACCCACAGGATATTGAATATGCAATAGCTACCCGTGTAAAAGGAGACAGAGATTTAATGATTGTTCCTAATGTACGTGGATCTTCCCTTGACCCGGTAGCTGAAAGTGACGGTACAACAACAAAAATAGGTTTGGATGCCACCAAATCCTTAAAAACCCTAGATAAATTTGAAAGAGTTAGTTTCGGAGAGTAA
- the purE gene encoding 5-(carboxyamino)imidazole ribonucleotide mutase: MTPKVMIILGSGSDIAIAEKSMKILEKLEIPYSLKIASAHRTPDLVRELVVQGTNAGIKVFIGIAGLAAHLPGAIAAYTHKPVIGVPVDVKVSGLDALYSSVQMPYPSPVATVGIDRGDNGAILAAQILGLYDEEIRKKVLELKEEYKQKVIKNNEEIVQKIDNPHITNDFLRIKNLELNETTEEFNGSYINKNAEVVIIVGRHTDLITGKKVSVTLDRLKIPHDMQVICPIRSGKKFRAYVNTMKNAKIFIGINSNSSQVSGGLVGLTEKPVIGVPCENELGNNYLLSTVNMPPGVPVATVGVNNGRNAAVLSGEILSINNPVLLELLEKLKNKKINI, encoded by the coding sequence ATGACACCAAAAGTAATGATAATTCTGGGAAGTGGGTCAGATATTGCTATCGCTGAAAAAAGTATGAAGATTTTGGAAAAACTTGAAATACCATATAGTTTGAAAATAGCTTCAGCACATAGAACACCTGATCTTGTAAGAGAACTTGTTGTACAGGGAACCAATGCAGGTATAAAAGTATTTATTGGAATTGCAGGATTAGCTGCTCATCTTCCAGGAGCAATAGCTGCATATACTCACAAACCGGTTATTGGAGTTCCTGTAGATGTTAAAGTTAGCGGACTGGATGCACTATATTCTTCAGTTCAAATGCCTTATCCCTCTCCTGTAGCTACTGTTGGAATTGATAGGGGAGATAATGGAGCTATTTTAGCTGCACAAATCCTAGGGCTTTATGACGAGGAAATACGCAAAAAAGTATTGGAATTAAAAGAAGAATATAAACAGAAAGTCATTAAAAATAATGAAGAAATTGTTCAAAAAATAGACAATCCACATATTACCAATGACTTTTTAAGGATTAAAAACCTCGAATTAAATGAAACTACAGAAGAATTTAATGGAAGCTACATTAATAAAAATGCTGAGGTAGTCATTATTGTTGGAAGACATACTGATTTAATTACTGGAAAAAAAGTAAGTGTTACACTAGACAGACTTAAAATACCTCATGATATGCAAGTAATTTGCCCGATTAGATCAGGAAAAAAATTCAGAGCATATGTAAACACTATGAAAAATGCTAAAATATTTATTGGAATTAATTCCAACTCTTCCCAGGTAAGTGGAGGTCTTGTAGGTCTTACTGAAAAGCCTGTTATTGGAGTTCCATGTGAAAATGAACTTGGAAATAATTACCTGCTTTCAACTGTAAATATGCCACCAGGAGTACCTGTAGCTACTGTTGGTGTTAATAATGGTCGTAATGCTGCTGTTTTAAGTGGTGAAATACTTTCTATTAACAATCCTGTTCTTTTAGAGCTTTTAGAAAAATTAAAAAATAAAAAAATCAACATATAA
- a CDS encoding DUF6056 family protein produces MNIKKYKNYLFLLPFIFLFLILLNWHHSIGLSIDDLFFYTIPQETNIMSFVIERYDIWSSRILIEYILCHILQSPLILWWYLDSLIFTFIAVLTYKLINGENKLFYSTLSCILCLSFIFSSHYALGSAGFITTTINYTWPLFSGLLAIYILKNHAAKDTCKTKRILAYIISVLCLMFAVNNEQLAVILLGLFVLYYLLNYKTKINKKCYLIGITSVIGIINTVICPGIHKRYILELRWFPDYLQLNILNKLNIGFSHIINRCVTWCDLTTLILLGIIAICVYLLTKNKKQTIISLIPFIIASGFWILTLTDNLTLIQIMNANIVRYGYVPISIKRMILSLTIYAIFIIAFLYSLYSIYKNQKSVLWPIYSIMFVGFASTIMFGFTPSTPSMERMYIFFYYGNMLAILIFIKQIIEKRIKT; encoded by the coding sequence ATGAATATTAAAAAATATAAGAATTATTTATTCTTATTACCTTTTATATTTTTATTTTTAATTTTATTGAATTGGCACCATTCGATTGGATTATCGATAGATGACTTATTTTTTTACACCATTCCCCAAGAAACAAATATTATGAGCTTTGTTATAGAAAGATATGATATTTGGAGCTCCAGAATACTGATTGAATATATTTTATGCCATATTTTACAATCCCCTCTTATACTTTGGTGGTATTTAGATAGCTTAATTTTCACATTTATTGCTGTACTGACTTATAAACTCATTAACGGTGAAAATAAGCTTTTTTATTCTACATTATCTTGCATATTATGTTTATCCTTCATATTTTCAAGTCATTATGCTTTAGGCTCAGCCGGATTTATTACAACAACCATTAATTATACTTGGCCATTGTTCAGTGGCTTGTTGGCCATATATATTTTAAAAAATCATGCTGCAAAGGATACCTGCAAAACAAAAAGAATATTGGCTTATATAATTTCAGTACTTTGTCTTATGTTTGCAGTAAATAACGAGCAGCTAGCTGTTATTTTACTCGGATTGTTTGTGCTGTATTATCTGCTTAACTACAAAACAAAAATCAATAAAAAATGTTATCTAATAGGAATTACATCAGTTATAGGAATTATTAATACTGTTATTTGTCCGGGAATTCATAAACGATATATTCTAGAACTAAGATGGTTTCCGGATTATTTGCAGCTGAATATATTAAATAAACTTAATATCGGATTTTCACACATTATAAATAGATGTGTTACCTGGTGTGATCTTACTACTTTAATTTTACTTGGAATTATTGCAATATGTGTTTATTTACTTACTAAAAATAAAAAACAAACCATAATCAGTTTAATCCCATTTATAATAGCTAGTGGATTTTGGATTCTTACCTTAACAGATAATCTAACACTTATTCAGATAATGAATGCAAATATTGTTCGCTATGGCTATGTTCCAATAAGCATTAAAAGAATGATTTTAAGCTTAACAATTTATGCAATTTTCATTATAGCATTTCTATACAGCCTATATTCAATATATAAAAATCAAAAAAGTGTTTTATGGCCGATATACAGCATAATGTTTGTTGGATTTGCTTCCACAATAATGTTTGGTTTTACTCCGTCAACCCCGTCAATGGAGAGAATGTACATATTTTTTTATTATGGAAATATGTTAGCTATTCTTATATTTATTAAACAAATTATAGAAAAAAGAATCAAAACATGA
- the thiL gene encoding thiamine-phosphate kinase, with the protein MTLKVSDIGEKELIKYILANCKTITPDDTAVTPIANTNLISTCDMLIQSKHFPENMSYFQMGFKSVTVNVSDLAAMGATPLGFLLSIALPKDFEVDDFKQIIKGVLKACEYYGICLIGGDTNEASEIIISGTALGLCDNPLMKNTSEKGDLVVLTGKIGLAALGFNLENDNIYTKKALEPIAKIKEGINIKNSGGTSATDITDGLASELYEMKREDIGFMIYEDKLDISGEFKSLAAELNLNYLDLLLHVGEDFELVFTINKKNLHKLNFKYLVIGEVTDSKKVEIRLSDSTVRQISSRGYDHYVS; encoded by the coding sequence ATGACTTTAAAGGTCTCAGATATTGGTGAAAAGGAATTAATTAAGTATATTCTGGCTAATTGTAAAACTATAACTCCAGATGATACTGCAGTTACTCCAATAGCTAATACTAACTTAATTTCCACCTGTGACATGCTTATTCAATCAAAGCATTTTCCTGAAAACATGTCTTATTTTCAAATGGGTTTTAAAAGCGTAACTGTTAATGTCAGTGATTTGGCGGCTATGGGTGCTACTCCTTTAGGATTTCTATTGTCAATAGCTCTTCCGAAAGATTTTGAAGTTGATGATTTTAAACAAATTATTAAAGGAGTTCTAAAAGCCTGTGAGTATTATGGTATTTGTTTAATTGGTGGAGATACTAATGAAGCCAGTGAAATTATAATATCTGGAACTGCATTAGGTCTTTGTGATAATCCGTTAATGAAAAACACTTCTGAAAAAGGGGATTTGGTAGTTTTAACTGGTAAAATCGGATTAGCAGCATTAGGTTTTAATTTAGAAAATGACAATATCTACACTAAAAAGGCTTTGGAACCAATAGCTAAGATTAAAGAAGGAATCAATATTAAAAATTCTGGCGGAACTTCAGCTACTGATATTACTGATGGTTTAGCTAGTGAACTTTATGAAATGAAAAGGGAAGATATTGGATTCATGATTTATGAAGATAAGTTAGATATTTCTGGTGAATTTAAGTCATTAGCTGCTGAGCTGAATCTTAATTATCTTGATTTGCTTTTGCATGTTGGTGAAGATTTTGAACTTGTTTTCACGATAAATAAAAAAAATTTACATAAGTTAAATTTCAAATATCTGGTTATTGGTGAAGTAACGGATTCCAAAAAGGTTGAAATCAGGTTAAGTGATTCTACAGTTAGACAAATTAGTTCCAGAGGATATGATCATTATGTTAGTTAG
- the amrS gene encoding AmmeMemoRadiSam system radical SAM enzyme, producing the protein MLVSSNLFKKSSKSRKVRCEICANYCKIADGAYGICKQHKNINGELFDESFGIVSSLNADPIEKKPLYHFLPGTLTYSVGGFGCNMGCLHCQNYMISKEFDKISDRLNILPETIVENAISQGCKSIAWTYNEPTIHLPFNKKTSLLGRRKNLKIIYVSNGYMSSQALSEILEFVDAFNIDLKSMSQNFYKKICGADLNIVLDNLKRIYEADKHLEITNLIINDYNDSAEEITKLANFIVDNLGCNVPLHFSRAFPYYKLNDIAPTSEDKLFEAKKIANECGLEYVYIGNLECDTNTYCSNCGETLLKRNSYSTEVLNKNKKCMKCGKKLNIMF; encoded by the coding sequence ATGTTAGTTAGCAGCAATCTTTTTAAGAAAAGTTCCAAGTCACGAAAGGTAAGGTGTGAGATTTGTGCCAATTATTGTAAAATAGCAGATGGAGCTTATGGGATTTGTAAACAGCATAAAAATATTAATGGAGAGTTATTTGATGAAAGTTTTGGCATAGTCTCTTCTTTAAATGCTGATCCTATTGAAAAAAAGCCATTGTATCATTTTTTACCGGGAACTTTAACATATTCTGTAGGCGGTTTTGGGTGTAATATGGGCTGTCTGCACTGTCAGAACTATATGATTTCAAAGGAATTTGATAAAATTTCTGATAGGTTAAATATACTTCCAGAAACGATTGTGGAAAATGCAATTAGTCAAGGTTGTAAGTCAATTGCATGGACATATAATGAACCTACTATACATTTACCATTTAACAAAAAAACTTCTTTACTTGGCAGGAGGAAAAATCTTAAAATTATCTATGTAAGTAACGGGTATATGTCTAGTCAGGCACTGAGTGAAATTTTAGAGTTTGTTGATGCGTTCAATATAGACTTGAAATCCATGTCTCAAAATTTTTATAAAAAAATATGCGGAGCAGATTTAAACATCGTTTTGGACAATTTAAAACGAATTTATGAGGCAGATAAACATTTAGAAATTACAAATTTAATTATAAATGATTACAATGATTCAGCAGAAGAAATTACAAAATTAGCTAATTTCATTGTTGATAATTTGGGTTGTAATGTTCCACTGCATTTTTCAAGAGCATTCCCATACTATAAATTAAATGATATTGCACCGACATCTGAAGACAAATTATTTGAAGCTAAAAAAATAGCTAATGAATGTGGACTTGAGTATGTTTATATTGGAAATTTGGAGTGCGATACAAATACTTACTGTTCAAATTGTGGTGAAACTCTTTTAAAAAGAAATAGCTATTCTACAGAAGTTTTAAATAAAAATAAAAAATGTATGAAATGTGGAAAAAAATTAAATATCATGTTTTGA